The Stenotrophomonas maltophilia genome segment GGGCCGGGGAAGCATCGGCTGGCAACGACCACGGCAGATCAGCGGCGGCGGCCTGGCCGACAGCAAGGGCCAGCAACAGGCCAGCAAGGGTGGTGCGTAGGGCCACGGACGCTTCCTTGGATGACAGTGGGACGGCTCATCCACGCATGGCGCGGATCTACCGGGGATCGACACCAATGGTAGCGCCGGGCCATGCCCCGCGGGAGCCGGGCGCGGGCTCGGCTACAGGGGGGCGTTGTCGCTGGGCGGTGGGCTCTGCGCCAGTTCCACCCGCGGCCGGGGCAGGTCGTGCAGTTGCATGAAGCGCGCCGCATCCACCGGGCGGCCGAGCAGGTAGCCCTGCAGGTAATCGCAGCCCAGCCGCTCCAGGTAGGCGCGCTGGGCGGCGGTTTCCACGCCTTCGGCGACGATGTCCATGTCCAGCGCGTGGCCCAGCGCCACGATGGCCGAGACGATCACCACATCCTCGGCACTGTGCTCCAGATCGCGCACGAAGGCGTGGTCGATCTTGATTTCGGTGGCCGGCAACCGCTTCAGGTACAGCAGGCTGGAATAGCCGGTGCCGAAGTCATCGATGGAGATGCCTACGCCCAGCGCCGACAGCGCCTGCAGCAGGCGCAGGCTGGTGTCGGTATCGCGCATCACCGTGCTTTCGGTGATTTCCAGCACCAGGTGGCGCGGGGCGATGTTGTGGCGTTCGATCACCGCGCGCACATCCTGCAGCAGGTGCGGCGAACTGAACTGCACCGGCGACAGGTTCACCGACATCGACCAGCCTTCGTGACCGGCATCGTGCCAGCGCCGCAGCTGCAGGCAGGCCTGGTCCAGCGCCCAGCGCCCGATCTCGTTGATCGCGCCGCTGCGCTCGGCCAGGCGGATGAACCGATCGGGCGGAATCAGGCCATGCTCCGGATGGTGCCAGCGGATCAACGCTTCGGCACCGGCCACCTTCTGCGTGGCCACGCGGATCTTGGGCTGGTAGTGCAGGAACAGCTGCTCGCTGCCGATGGCGCGGCGCAGGTCGGCCAGCAGCCGGAACTGTTGTTCGGCGCTGTCATTCATCCAGTCGGCGAACAGCACGAAGGCGTTGCGCCCGGATTCCTTCGCCTGGTACATCGCCGCGTCGGCAAAGGCCATCAGCTGCCGCTCGCTGGCGGCGTGATCCGGGCAGATCGCCACGCCGATGCTGGCGGTTACCTGCAGTTCGTTGTCCGGCAGCAGCGGTCCACTGCCGACCGCCTGCAGGATGCGCCGGGCGAGGGTTGGCAGATCCTCATCGTGCTCGATGCGCACCACCAGCACGAACTCGTCGCCGCCCAGGCGCGCCAGCATGTCATGGGGGCGCAGCAGCTGGCGGGTGCGCTCGGCCACCGCCACCAGCAGTGCGTCACCCGCCTGGTGGCCATAGGCGTCGTTGACCTGCTTGAAACCGTCCAGGTCCATGAACATCACCGCGAAGCGGCTGCCGCCCTGTTCGGCCTCGGCCAGTGCCTGCACGATGCGGCGCTGCAACAGCAGGCGGTTGGGCAGGCGGGTGAGCGGATCATGCAACGCGGCCTGGGTCAGTTCCTGCTGCGCATCGGTCAACGAAGTGCTCAGCATGGAATTGCGCAGCCGCAGCAGCTGCGCCTCCACCCGCTGGTCCAGCCAGGACACCACCAGCACCACCGCGAGGATCGCGACCGTCAGCACCACTACCAGCATCGCCAGCCACTCGTTCTGCAGGCCATCGCCGACCGCCGCGCCGCAGATGCTGCCTTCCGGAAAGCGTGCGGCGGCCATGCCGGTGTAGTGCATGCCAACGATGGCCAGCCCGAGCAGGCCAGCGGCTGCCAGCCGGTCGCCGACACGGGTGCGCTGCGCGCGCAGGCGGAATGCCACATACAACGCAGTCCATGAGGCGGCGACCGCCACGATCAGCGAGAACAGCAGCCAGCCCGGGTCATAGTCGATGCCGGGTTGCATGCGCATCGCCGCCATGCCGACGTAGTGCATGCCGGCAATGCCGGTACCCATCAGCAATGCCCCGCCGGCCAGGCGTGGGTGCGGCAGGGTGCGCAGCGAAACCAGCCACAGCGCGAACACCGATGAGGCGATGGCCAGGGCCAGGGAGAGCAGGGTGATCGGCAGGTCGTAGCCGAGCGGAATGGGCAGGTCGAAGGCGAGCATGCCGATGAAGTGCATCGACCAGATGCCCAGGCCCATGGCGAAGCCACCACCGAGGCGCCACCACCAGGCCGCGCCCTTGCCGGGTGCGGTGACCGTGCGCCCGGCCATCGCCAGCGCGGTGTATGACGCCATCACGGCAACCAGCAACGAGATCGCCACCAGCCACGGGTTGTACGTGCCTACCAGCATTCGTCAGTCTCCCGGACCTGCCTGTCGACGGAAACCACGGTGGGGCATGCATGAGGCAGGCCGACGCAGGGCGGCGGCCACGTGCGGCATCCCCCCGGTTGCCGCGCATTCACTCTAGCGCGCAGACCCGGGGGAAGGGCAAGCAGTAAAACGTGATGATCGGGTCAGTGTGTGACCGCGTCCGCAGCCTGGAAGGCGGCATCGAACAGGCGCTGTACCGGCGGGCCCATTTCCCCGGCCAGCAGGGCCAGCAGGAACAGGCCCAGCAGCAGTGAGACCGGCAGGCCCAGCTGGATCGGATTCAGTGCCGGGGCAGCACGCGCCAGCACGCCGAAGGCGAGGTTCACCGCCAGCATCGCCACGGTCAGTGGAATGGCCAGGGTCAGTGCGCCGCGCAGCACGGTCAGCAGGAAGGTCGGAGCGATGCTGAAGAAGGCGTGCGGGTCCGGCAGCGGGGCGCCGATCGGCAGCGCCCGGTAGCTGTCCACCACCAGCGAGATCAGCGCCAGATGGCCGTTGGCAGTGAAGAACAACAGGCCGAACAGCAGGTAGAACCACTGTCCGATCACGCCGGAGGTGCCGCCACGAAGCGGGTCGCTCATCTGCGCGAAGGCCAGGCCGGTGCCCTGGGCGATCAGTTCGCCGGCCATCGCGCCGGCCTCGAACACCAGCCGCAGCAGGAAGCCGATGGACACGCCGATGGCCAGCTCGCGGGCGATGGTCAGTACGGTGGCAGCATCGAAGCCGGTCCAGTCCGGAACCGGCGGCAGCAGCGGTGCCAACGCGATGGCAAGGGTACCGGCCAGGATCACGCGGATCCGTGCCGGCACCGCACGGGTGCCGACCATGGGCATGGCCATGGCCACCGCGCCGATGCGCAGCATGGTCCACAGCACGGTGCCGATCATGCCAAAGGCCTGCAGGCCTTCGGCAGCCATCTGGGTGGCGGCGTCCATCGAGGCGCGTGTCCTAGCCGATCAGGTGTGGAATGCGCTGGAACAGCAGCGTGGTGAATTCAACCAGGTGGCCGATCAGCAGGCTGCCGAGCGCGAACAGCACCGCGGTCAGTGCCGCCGCCTTGGCAACGAAGGCGATGGTCGGTTCGTTGAGCTGGGTCGCGGCCTGCACCACGCCCACCACCACGCCCACCACCAGCACGGTGAGCAGCAGCGGGCCGGCCACCCACAACACGGTGATCAGGCCGCCACGCAGTTCGGTCAAGGCAAGTTCGGGAGACATTCGGGGTCCATCTGCTTGTGTGGAGTCGAGCCGCGCTCGACTGTGCTTCTGTAGAGCCGAGCCATGCCCGACTACCTCTCAATCACGCCGGATTGAAGCTCGCCGCCAACGTACCCACGGTCAGCACCCAGCCATCCACCAGCACGAACAGCAGGATCTTGAACGGTGCCGACACCAGCATCGGCGACAGCATCATCATGCCCATCGACATCAGCACGCCGGCCACGACCAGGTCGATGATCACGAACGGGATGAAGATCAGGAAGCCGATCTCGAAAGCGGTTTTCAGCTCGCTGGTGACGAACGATGCGACCAGCACCGGGAACGGGATGGCGTCGGGGCTGGCGTAGGTGCCGTGCCCGGCGATGCCGGCGAAGGTCATCAGGTCGGTCTCCCGGATCTGCGCCAGCATGAAGCCGCGCAACGGCGTGGTGGTCAGCGTCCAGGCGGTCTGGAAGTCGATCTCGCCATTGAGGTACGGCGCCATGCCGGTGCTCCAGGCCTTGTCCCAGGTCGGCATCATCACCATCGCGGTGAGGAACAGGGCCAGGCCCAGCAGCACCTGGTTGGACGGGGTCTGCCCGGTACCCAGCGCCTGGCGCAGCAGGCCCAGCACGATGATGATGCGGGTGAACGAGGTCAGCACCAGCAACATCGACGGGATCAGGGTGATCGCCGTCATCAGCAGCAGGGTCTGCAGCGGCAGGCTGACCGGCGCACCTCCGATCTTGCCGACGTTGATGTCCGGCAGTGGCGTGGTCGGTGCGCCGGGTGCAGCGCAGGCCAGTGCCGGCAACAGGCACAGGGCGAGCATCAGCAGCCACGGCATCAGGGTGGCAAGACGGGTACGGGTGACACGCATGTCAGGGGTCCTTGCGCAGCCGCTGCTGCAGCAGCTGGGCGAAATTCGGAAGATTCTTGAAGTCCGGCACGCGCACGGGCGCGGGCGGCGGCAGCGGTTCGGGCAGGGTGTGCAGGGTGTTGATGCCGCCGGCGGTGACGCCCAGCAGCAGCTGCTGGCCGTTGACCTCGACCACCACCACGCGCTCCTTGGCACCGACACTCAGGCTGGCCACCACCTTCATGCCTTCGGCCGGGCGGAAACCACTGCCGGGCAGGCGCTTGAGCAGCCAGCCGAGGCCGATGACCAGCGCCAGCACTGCCAGCAGCGCCAGCACCGCGCCGAACAGGCTCGGTGCGGCGGCTGCGTGCTGGCCGATCTGCGGGCCGGCCGGAGCGGCGGTCTTGCCGACCGCCAGCAGGGCGGAGGCCAGCAGGCTCAACGCAGTCTCCGGATCCGCTCGCTCGGGCTGACCACATCGGTCAGGCGCACGCCGAAGCGGTCATTGATCACCACCACTTCGCCATGGGCGATCAGGGTGCCGTTGACGAACACATCCAGCGACTCGCCGGCACCACGTTCCAGTTCCACCACCGAACCCTGGTTGAGCTGCAGCAGGTTGCGGATCGGCAGGCGCGCGCGACCGACTTCCAGCGACAGCGTCACCGGTACGTCGAGGATCACGTCCAGGTTCAGGTCCGGGCCGTTCGCCTCATCGGCCTGCAGGCTGCTGAACTGGGCCGGAGTGGGTTCGAGGGCGTCGATATCGTTCATTGCGGGTCTTCCTGGATGACGGGTACGCGCGGGCGGGTGCCCGGCGGATGGGTAGCGGTGATCTTCACGGCGTTCATGCCGTTGGCGATGCCGAACTCGCCGGTGAACACCGGGATGTTCTCCACGCACACCGGCACCTGCGGGCTCAGCTCGATCGGCAGGATGTCGCCGACCTTCAGCTGGGTCAGGTCACGCAGGGTCATGCGCTTGCTGGCCAGTACGCTGGACAGGGTGACTTCGGCGATGTTGAGCTGTTCACGCAGGGTCTTGCCCCAGCTCTCGTCGCGGTCGTTGCGGTCGCTCTGGATGCCGGCGTCGAGCAGCTCGCGGATCGGCTCCAGCATCGAATACGGCAGGGTGACGTGGATGTCGCCACCGCCGCCATCGAGTTCGACGTGCAGGCGGCACACCACCACGTATTCGCGCGGCGTCACGATGTTGGCGAAGTGCGGGTTGATCTCCGAGTTGATGTACTCGAAGTCGACGTCCATCACCGGTGCCCAGGCCTCGCGCAGGTCGGCGAAGGTCTGCTTGAGCAGCAGGTGGATCACCCGCATTTCGGTGGCGGTGAACTCGCGGCCTTCGATGCGGGTGGGGTAGCGCCCGTCGCCACCGAAGAAGTTGTCGACGATGGCGAACACCAGGGTCGGCTCGAACACGATCAGGCCGGTACCGCGCAGCGGCTTGAAGCGGATCAGGTTCAGGTTGGTCGGCACATACAGCGAGTGCATGTAGTCGTTGAACTTGATCAGCTCGATGCCGCGCACCGACAGCTCGGCCGAGCGGCGGATCAGGTTGAACAGGCCGATCCGCCACAGGCGCGCGAAACGCTCGTGGACCATTTCCAGGGTCGGCATGCGACCGCGGATGATGCGGTCCTGGCTGGCGAAGTCGTACGAGCGCGCTTCGCCTGACGGCGGTTCCGGATCGGTTTCGACCGCGCCGCTGTCCACGCCGTGGAGCAGGGCATCGATCTCGTCCTGGGACAACAGATCATTCATCGGTGGGCCCTTACTGGGTCACGAAGCTGGTGAACAGCAGGTCGTCGGCACCATTGCTGCCGGTCTCGGCCTTTAGCACTTTCTGCACTTCGGCCAGCGACGCAGCCTGCAGCTTCTGCTTGCCGGCGACATCGGCGATCTGGTCCGGGCTGACCTGCGAGAACAGCATCAGCAGGCGTGCGCGGATGGCGGGTGCATGGGTCTTGATCGCTTCCAGCGCAGCCGGGTCACGGGTCATCAGCTGCACTTCCAGCTGCAGGTAGCGCGGACCGTCGACCGGGCCGTTGAGGTTGACCACGAATGCGGGGTCCAGCGCGAAGTACTGTGCCGGTGCCGGAGTGCTGGCCTTCTTCGGCGCCTGCGCGGCCTTGTCTTCGTGCTTGGACTGGGTGAAGAACCAGACGCCGCCACCGGCGGCAGCGGCGGCCAGTACGGCCACCAGCGCGGTGATCAGGATCGGACTGCGCGGCTTGGCGGCCTTGTCCTTCTCGGCGGTCTTCTTGGTTTTGTCAGCGGCTGCGGCCACGGGGTGAAGCTCCTGAGGGTTGCTTCACCGGGATATGCAAGGGGTGTGCCGAAGGCGGGGCAGAGGGGTGCGACGGAATTCCGTCGGGGGGCGGTGGGGCCGTGCGGAGCAAGCTCCGCACCCACCAACGCGATACTGGCCGGTGCGGCTCCATTGCCCCGGTGCCCTGATGGGCGCCAACCGCCCCGCCCTGGTGGGTGCCAACCTTGGTTGGCACGCCTGTCAGGCGTAGGCGTCCAGCAACCCGCGCTGGCGGATCAACTGCGCGGACGACACGTTGGTGTCGCCGGGCGACGGTTCTCCGTCACCGGCGGTCCCACCGTTGCCAGATGCTCCCGACGCATTGCCGTCGCCCCCCGGGGCCT includes the following:
- a CDS encoding flagellar biosynthetic protein FliQ, with protein sequence MSPELALTELRGGLITVLWVAGPLLLTVLVVGVVVGVVQAATQLNEPTIAFVAKAAALTAVLFALGSLLIGHLVEFTTLLFQRIPHLIG
- a CDS encoding putative bifunctional diguanylate cyclase/phosphodiesterase, translating into MLVGTYNPWLVAISLLVAVMASYTALAMAGRTVTAPGKGAAWWWRLGGGFAMGLGIWSMHFIGMLAFDLPIPLGYDLPITLLSLALAIASSVFALWLVSLRTLPHPRLAGGALLMGTGIAGMHYVGMAAMRMQPGIDYDPGWLLFSLIVAVAASWTALYVAFRLRAQRTRVGDRLAAAGLLGLAIVGMHYTGMAAARFPEGSICGAAVGDGLQNEWLAMLVVVLTVAILAVVLVVSWLDQRVEAQLLRLRNSMLSTSLTDAQQELTQAALHDPLTRLPNRLLLQRRIVQALAEAEQGGSRFAVMFMDLDGFKQVNDAYGHQAGDALLVAVAERTRQLLRPHDMLARLGGDEFVLVVRIEHDEDLPTLARRILQAVGSGPLLPDNELQVTASIGVAICPDHAASERQLMAFADAAMYQAKESGRNAFVLFADWMNDSAEQQFRLLADLRRAIGSEQLFLHYQPKIRVATQKVAGAEALIRWHHPEHGLIPPDRFIRLAERSGAINEIGRWALDQACLQLRRWHDAGHEGWSMSVNLSPVQFSSPHLLQDVRAVIERHNIAPRHLVLEITESTVMRDTDTSLRLLQALSALGVGISIDDFGTGYSSLLYLKRLPATEIKIDHAFVRDLEHSAEDVVIVSAIVALGHALDMDIVAEGVETAAQRAYLERLGCDYLQGYLLGRPVDAARFMQLHDLPRPRVELAQSPPPSDNAPL
- a CDS encoding flagellar basal body-associated FliL family protein; translated protein: MAAAADKTKKTAEKDKAAKPRSPILITALVAVLAAAAAGGGVWFFTQSKHEDKAAQAPKKASTPAPAQYFALDPAFVVNLNGPVDGPRYLQLEVQLMTRDPAALEAIKTHAPAIRARLLMLFSQVSPDQIADVAGKQKLQAASLAEVQKVLKAETGSNGADDLLFTSFVTQ
- the fliP gene encoding flagellar type III secretion system pore protein FliP (The bacterial flagellar biogenesis protein FliP forms a type III secretion system (T3SS)-type pore required for flagellar assembly.) — encoded protein: MRVTRTRLATLMPWLLMLALCLLPALACAAPGAPTTPLPDINVGKIGGAPVSLPLQTLLLMTAITLIPSMLLVLTSFTRIIIVLGLLRQALGTGQTPSNQVLLGLALFLTAMVMMPTWDKAWSTGMAPYLNGEIDFQTAWTLTTTPLRGFMLAQIRETDLMTFAGIAGHGTYASPDAIPFPVLVASFVTSELKTAFEIGFLIFIPFVIIDLVVAGVLMSMGMMMLSPMLVSAPFKILLFVLVDGWVLTVGTLAASFNPA
- the fliO gene encoding flagellar biosynthetic protein FliO; the encoded protein is MSLLASALLAVGKTAAPAGPQIGQHAAAAPSLFGAVLALLAVLALVIGLGWLLKRLPGSGFRPAEGMKVVASLSVGAKERVVVVEVNGQQLLLGVTAGGINTLHTLPEPLPPPAPVRVPDFKNLPNFAQLLQQRLRKDP
- the fliN gene encoding flagellar motor switch protein FliN; the encoded protein is MNDIDALEPTPAQFSSLQADEANGPDLNLDVILDVPVTLSLEVGRARLPIRNLLQLNQGSVVELERGAGESLDVFVNGTLIAHGEVVVINDRFGVRLTDVVSPSERIRRLR
- the fliM gene encoding flagellar motor switch protein FliM → MNDLLSQDEIDALLHGVDSGAVETDPEPPSGEARSYDFASQDRIIRGRMPTLEMVHERFARLWRIGLFNLIRRSAELSVRGIELIKFNDYMHSLYVPTNLNLIRFKPLRGTGLIVFEPTLVFAIVDNFFGGDGRYPTRIEGREFTATEMRVIHLLLKQTFADLREAWAPVMDVDFEYINSEINPHFANIVTPREYVVVCRLHVELDGGGGDIHVTLPYSMLEPIRELLDAGIQSDRNDRDESWGKTLREQLNIAEVTLSSVLASKRMTLRDLTQLKVGDILPIELSPQVPVCVENIPVFTGEFGIANGMNAVKITATHPPGTRPRVPVIQEDPQ
- the fliR gene encoding flagellar biosynthetic protein FliR → MDAATQMAAEGLQAFGMIGTVLWTMLRIGAVAMAMPMVGTRAVPARIRVILAGTLAIALAPLLPPVPDWTGFDAATVLTIARELAIGVSIGFLLRLVFEAGAMAGELIAQGTGLAFAQMSDPLRGGTSGVIGQWFYLLFGLLFFTANGHLALISLVVDSYRALPIGAPLPDPHAFFSIAPTFLLTVLRGALTLAIPLTVAMLAVNLAFGVLARAAPALNPIQLGLPVSLLLGLFLLALLAGEMGPPVQRLFDAAFQAADAVTH